A single window of Phycisphaerae bacterium DNA harbors:
- a CDS encoding transglutaminase domain-containing protein translates to MSMKRSEQSGLPFGRCLLPVACCLFFAIPSARAEDQRIDPNNPPQGRFADDWAVIYLAGQKIGYSHSYITREGDQIQSSSRMHFSIDRADQPIKIELEQSSTETIMGRPLAFSSTMDLSQFRNTTSGTVQNGRLTLITSQFGAETKQTLDFPEGALMSWGLLRESLVRGFKPGTNYTVKTYAPELRTNEAIPAETTVGEWEEFSAQGKTHRGQRVTVRMNAPTGTMEMISWVDERGLPVRMLVPAPGIGELEVVVTDEKSALADFVPPELFMKTTIKADRRIDRSRANRIRYKVTTTVPDLKLEPFPETDSQKVKMLPDGSMEVTVIRQEHAAAASPAPGMSPEQRKEYLGSNLMMNLDDPKLKKLAEQAVAGADVSDPYKLADQLRKFVTDYVEEKSLNIGFATANEVCRTKEGDCSEHGVLLAALGRLHGLPSRVAVGLAYVPVFARQDDIFGYHMWTQFYIDGQWLDVDAALRETQCSPTRLTFATSSLHSTGLADLSLPLLNRIGAIKVDIAEVDPPEAATK, encoded by the coding sequence ATGTCCATGAAACGATCTGAGCAATCCGGGCTTCCGTTCGGCCGTTGCCTGCTACCTGTTGCCTGTTGCCTTTTCTTCGCAATTCCCTCCGCCCGCGCGGAGGATCAGCGCATCGACCCGAACAACCCCCCGCAGGGTCGATTCGCCGACGATTGGGCCGTGATCTATCTCGCCGGACAGAAGATCGGTTACTCCCACTCATACATCACGCGCGAGGGCGACCAGATCCAGAGCTCCAGCCGCATGCACTTCTCCATCGATCGGGCCGATCAGCCCATCAAGATCGAACTGGAGCAGTCGTCGACGGAAACGATCATGGGCAGGCCGTTGGCATTTTCTTCAACAATGGACCTTTCACAATTTCGCAACACGACGAGCGGCACGGTTCAGAACGGCAGGCTGACGCTGATCACCTCGCAGTTCGGGGCCGAGACGAAACAAACGCTGGATTTTCCCGAAGGGGCCTTGATGAGCTGGGGGCTGCTCCGGGAATCGCTGGTGCGCGGATTCAAGCCCGGTACCAATTACACGGTAAAGACCTATGCACCCGAGTTGAGGACGAACGAGGCCATCCCCGCGGAGACCACGGTCGGCGAATGGGAGGAGTTTTCCGCCCAGGGGAAGACACATCGGGGGCAGCGCGTCACCGTGCGGATGAACGCACCCACGGGAACGATGGAGATGATCTCGTGGGTCGATGAGCGCGGCCTGCCCGTGCGCATGCTGGTTCCCGCGCCGGGCATCGGCGAACTGGAAGTGGTCGTCACGGACGAGAAGTCGGCGTTGGCCGACTTCGTTCCGCCCGAGCTGTTCATGAAAACGACGATCAAGGCCGATCGCCGCATCGACCGTTCCCGCGCCAACCGCATCCGCTACAAGGTGACGACGACCGTCCCGGATCTGAAGCTGGAGCCGTTCCCGGAAACGGATTCGCAGAAGGTGAAGATGCTGCCCGATGGATCGATGGAGGTGACGGTTATCCGCCAGGAGCACGCCGCAGCGGCAAGCCCCGCGCCGGGAATGTCACCAGAACAGCGCAAGGAGTATCTCGGCAGCAACCTGATGATGAACCTCGACGATCCGAAGTTGAAGAAACTCGCGGAGCAGGCCGTTGCGGGAGCTGACGTTTCCGACCCCTACAAGCTGGCCGATCAACTCCGGAAATTCGTCACTGATTATGTTGAGGAAAAGAGCCTCAACATCGGATTCGCCACGGCCAACGAGGTCTGCCGGACCAAGGAGGGCGATTGCAGCGAGCACGGCGTACTGCTGGCGGCGCTGGGTCGACTGCATGGGCTGCCCTCGCGCGTGGCGGTGGGCTTGGCCTACGTCCCCGTATTCGCCCGGCAGGACGACATTTTCGGCTACCACATGTGGACGCAGTTCTACATCGACGGCCAATGGCTGGACGTGGACGCCGCCTTGCGGGAGACGCAATGCAGCCCCACGCGACTCACCTTTGCCACCTCCTCGCTGCACAGCACGGGGCTGGCCGATCTGAGCCTGCCCCTATTGAACCGCATCGGGGCCATTAAGGTGGACATCGCCGAGGTTGATCCGCCGGAGGCGGCAACGAAGTAG
- a CDS encoding sigma-70 family RNA polymerase sigma factor → MPKFYNKDMAELAHQLTLSPRRLRIKQILGVEALLDLVEPDRAYPFEFVCARITGYQKRGPEISASIPGQALVSDLVTLAELISRKASLTVAEVGEPFQTHQELAEGLRVSTKTVRRWRDRGLMGIRLVFEDGVNRLAFLKRTVERFVRHHKNLVEKGASFRQLSEQEREQIVARARELLAKRRVRLHAAARTIAEETGRAVETVRYTLRRYDEANPARALFTGRAESIHTDSDLAVWRAHESGKGAAAIAATMEVSEDDIYAALRRVQLQRWVASPPQYIHNELFDAPQADSLILDAPEPPPSEAEASPRIPKDLPGYLQSLYLTPLLTTEQERDLFRRFNYLKYKAAMQLRSVDTLSATTEEFGEIQVLLARADEVRQRIVRANLRLVVSIAKKHVGWSPQFFEVISDGNVSLLRAVEKFDYALGNKFSTYASWAIMKNYARSIPAEQYQAARYVTGQEELLDAAPCTAPSGATGESSDRRRVQELIGEGLMALEEREREIVRAHFGLGGDGTPLTLEQLGQRFGVTKERVRQIEQRAIERLREVLAPELADSLV, encoded by the coding sequence GTGCCCAAGTTCTACAACAAAGACATGGCCGAGCTGGCTCATCAGCTCACGCTCTCTCCGCGGAGATTGCGGATCAAGCAGATTCTGGGAGTGGAAGCGCTCCTCGATCTGGTTGAGCCTGATCGGGCCTATCCATTTGAATTCGTCTGCGCCAGGATCACGGGCTACCAGAAACGCGGACCCGAGATCAGCGCGTCCATTCCCGGACAGGCGCTTGTCAGCGACCTGGTCACCCTGGCCGAGCTCATCAGCCGCAAGGCGAGCCTGACCGTCGCGGAGGTTGGAGAGCCGTTCCAGACCCATCAGGAGCTGGCCGAGGGGCTTCGCGTCAGTACCAAGACCGTGCGTCGATGGCGCGATCGGGGCCTGATGGGCATTCGCCTCGTCTTCGAGGACGGTGTCAATCGCCTCGCGTTCCTCAAGCGAACCGTAGAGCGGTTCGTCCGCCACCACAAGAATCTCGTCGAGAAGGGCGCATCGTTCCGACAGCTCTCGGAACAGGAACGGGAGCAGATCGTCGCCCGGGCGAGAGAACTCCTGGCCAAGCGCCGCGTTCGCCTGCATGCCGCGGCGCGGACCATCGCGGAGGAGACCGGCCGGGCGGTGGAGACGGTGCGCTACACGCTCCGTCGATACGACGAGGCCAACCCCGCACGAGCGCTGTTCACGGGCCGCGCGGAGTCGATCCATACCGACAGCGATCTGGCCGTTTGGCGCGCCCATGAATCGGGCAAGGGTGCGGCCGCCATCGCCGCGACAATGGAGGTCTCGGAAGACGACATTTACGCCGCGCTGCGGCGCGTTCAACTTCAGCGATGGGTGGCATCGCCGCCACAGTACATCCACAACGAATTGTTCGACGCACCGCAGGCGGACAGCCTGATATTGGATGCGCCGGAGCCGCCACCTTCCGAGGCGGAGGCCTCCCCGCGCATCCCCAAGGATCTGCCGGGTTATCTCCAGTCGCTCTACCTGACACCGTTGCTCACCACGGAGCAGGAGCGCGACCTGTTCCGGCGCTTCAATTACCTGAAATACAAGGCCGCCATGCAGCTCCGGTCCGTGGACACACTGAGTGCGACAACGGAGGAATTCGGCGAGATCCAGGTGCTGTTGGCCCGCGCCGACGAAGTCCGCCAGCGCATCGTCCGGGCGAATCTGCGGCTGGTGGTGAGCATCGCCAAGAAGCACGTGGGCTGGTCACCGCAGTTCTTCGAGGTCATCAGCGATGGCAACGTCTCGCTGCTGCGGGCCGTGGAAAAATTCGACTACGCGCTGGGCAACAAGTTCAGCACCTACGCCTCCTGGGCGATCATGAAGAACTACGCCCGATCGATCCCGGCCGAGCAGTACCAGGCGGCGCGCTACGTAACCGGGCAGGAGGAACTGCTCGACGCGGCGCCCTGCACCGCGCCGTCGGGTGCTACTGGCGAGTCCAGCGACCGTCGCCGCGTGCAGGAACTCATCGGCGAGGGTCTCATGGCGCTCGAGGAGCGTGAACGGGAGATCGTCCGGGCACACTTCGGCCTGGGTGGTGACGGAACACCGCTTACCCTCGAGCAACTCGGCCAGCGCTTCGGCGTCACCAAAGAGCGCGTTCGCCAGATCGAGCAGCGGGCCATCGAGCGCCTGCGCGAAGTGCTCGCGCCGGAACTCGCGGATTCGCTGGTCTAG
- a CDS encoding acylneuraminate cytidylyltransferase family protein → MTVLGIILARAGSKGLPGKCMRPLRGRPLITYSFDHALASRRLTDLVLTTDSEPAKELARRANIDVVDRPAELATDTATVDDAARHAVLDWERRHRQTIDAVVLLYGNIPIRARGLIDRAIEHLQQSGADSVRSVAPVTKLHPDWLHRLDGDRMCQYRTNSIYRRQDLEPLYYHDGAVAAVTRAALFAALEMPDDHQAFLGRDRRAIVQQAEDSVDVDGPMDLYVAEALLRAKDELQHD, encoded by the coding sequence ATGACCGTACTCGGGATCATCCTCGCCCGGGCGGGAAGCAAGGGCCTGCCCGGGAAATGCATGCGCCCCCTTCGCGGCCGACCGCTGATCACCTATTCATTTGACCATGCTCTCGCGAGCCGTCGACTGACGGACCTCGTGCTTACCACGGACAGTGAGCCGGCCAAGGAACTGGCACGCCGAGCGAACATCGACGTGGTGGACCGCCCCGCCGAGTTGGCCACGGACACGGCCACGGTAGACGACGCGGCGCGACACGCTGTCCTCGACTGGGAGCGGCGGCACCGGCAGACCATCGACGCCGTGGTTCTGCTCTACGGCAATATTCCGATCCGCGCGAGAGGACTCATTGACCGGGCCATCGAGCATCTGCAACAAAGCGGCGCCGATTCCGTACGGAGCGTGGCTCCGGTCACCAAGCTTCATCCCGACTGGCTGCATCGCCTCGACGGCGACCGCATGTGTCAGTACCGAACCAACAGCATCTACAGGCGGCAGGATCTGGAACCGCTGTATTATCACGACGGCGCCGTTGCAGCGGTTACACGTGCTGCGTTGTTCGCCGCGCTAGAGATGCCGGACGACCATCAGGCGTTCCTGGGGCGCGACCGCCGGGCGATCGTCCAGCAGGCGGAAGACTCCGTGGATGTTGACGGGCCGATGGACCTCTATGTGGCAGAAGCGCTCCTGCGGGCGAAAGACGAGTTGCAACATGATTGA
- a CDS encoding N-acetylneuraminate synthase family protein: protein MIEFRNPLIPEGAPNISGGRAVTIGNDRVGPGQRAYLVAEAGVNHNGDERMALALVDAAADGCADAVKFQVFRAEDLVTHNAATAGYQRAAGGPASQRALLAPLELTDESYGRIVARCHARGIAFLATPFGIADVARVQRMGSVAIKIASTDLPNRPLLDAAVTTGLPIVLSTGASTRWEIGEAVGWLRQRGAGERLVLLHCVSRYPTPLEAINLGAITGLHRAFDLPAGLSDHTTSALTGSWARAAGACLLEKHITLDQSLTGPDHAMSLTPAQWRDYVSHVRAAEGALGSGAVGMAAEETEVRNVARKSVVAAADIAEGDALTFELLTLKRPGTGISPREFVQLIGRRASRAIPRDTVLSWDMVR, encoded by the coding sequence ATGATTGAATTCCGAAATCCGCTCATCCCCGAAGGGGCGCCGAACATATCCGGCGGCAGAGCCGTGACGATCGGCAACGATCGCGTCGGGCCTGGACAACGCGCGTATCTCGTCGCCGAAGCCGGCGTCAACCACAACGGCGACGAGCGTATGGCACTCGCCCTTGTCGACGCGGCTGCGGACGGCTGCGCCGACGCCGTGAAGTTCCAGGTATTCCGGGCGGAAGACCTCGTCACACATAACGCGGCAACCGCAGGCTATCAGCGCGCCGCCGGCGGACCGGCGTCCCAGCGCGCCCTGCTTGCTCCTCTGGAACTGACCGACGAAAGCTACGGGCGCATCGTTGCACGGTGTCACGCGCGCGGCATCGCTTTTCTGGCGACGCCGTTCGGCATCGCCGATGTCGCCCGCGTGCAGCGGATGGGCAGCGTCGCCATCAAGATTGCCTCGACCGATTTGCCCAATCGGCCTCTTCTGGACGCAGCCGTAACCACGGGCTTGCCGATCGTTCTCTCCACGGGAGCCTCCACGCGTTGGGAAATCGGCGAGGCGGTGGGCTGGCTGCGCCAGCGCGGAGCCGGCGAGCGGCTCGTCCTGCTGCATTGCGTGAGTCGCTACCCCACGCCGCTGGAGGCGATCAACCTGGGTGCCATTACCGGATTGCACCGGGCGTTCGACTTGCCGGCGGGCCTGAGCGATCACACGACGTCCGCCCTGACCGGCTCCTGGGCAAGAGCGGCCGGTGCGTGTCTGCTGGAAAAGCACATCACCCTCGATCAATCACTCACCGGGCCCGATCACGCCATGTCCCTTACGCCGGCGCAGTGGCGCGACTATGTCTCGCACGTGCGGGCGGCGGAGGGGGCCCTTGGTAGCGGTGCCGTGGGGATGGCGGCGGAAGAAACCGAGGTGCGCAACGTGGCCCGCAAGAGCGTCGTCGCGGCAGCGGACATCGCCGAGGGCGATGCGCTGACTTTCGAGCTGCTCACGTTGAAGCGTCCCGGCACGGGCATTTCCCCGCGGGAGTTCGTCCAACTCATCGGTCGTCGCGCGAGCCGAGCCATTCCGCGTGACACCGTCTTGTCGTGGGATATGGTCCGGTGA
- the neuC gene encoding UDP-N-acetylglucosamine 2-epimerase (hydrolyzing), with translation MKSRGPRLKRRRRIAVVTGTRAEYGLLTSTLEAIRNHPDLELQLVVTGMHLLRRFGRTVDVIRRDGFTIAARVRMQRGDDSALDQADGLAGGVKGIAAFLEEAQSDIVVVLGDRIEAFAGALAATTTGRILAHIHGGDLALGDLDDRIRHAITRLAHVHLAASAGAKRRLLRMRESPERVHLVGAPGLDRLRTLLREVPRPTSRSDRALVIQHPIGRSAQRERAVMATILQAIHDRGLRSTIIYPNTDRGHEGIIAAAESFQRRRPQAVEQMHRSLERDRFLRLLMSADVLVGNSSSGVIEANFAGTPVVNVGTRQAGRERGGSAVVDVGESKPSIAEGLKQALRLRPRAGRSSVYGTKPVGPLIAAILARVPLTDEFRRKSLALR, from the coding sequence GTGAAGTCACGCGGCCCGCGATTGAAACGGCGGCGCCGCATCGCCGTGGTCACCGGAACGCGCGCCGAGTACGGCCTGCTCACCTCCACGCTCGAAGCCATCCGCAATCATCCCGATCTCGAGCTCCAGCTCGTCGTTACCGGTATGCACCTGCTGCGTCGCTTCGGCCGAACGGTGGACGTGATTCGCCGTGACGGGTTCACCATCGCGGCAAGGGTACGGATGCAGCGCGGTGACGACTCGGCGCTGGACCAAGCCGACGGGCTCGCCGGCGGCGTGAAGGGCATCGCCGCGTTCCTGGAGGAGGCGCAATCGGACATCGTCGTGGTGCTCGGCGATCGGATCGAGGCATTCGCCGGAGCATTGGCGGCGACGACCACCGGGCGCATTCTCGCCCACATTCATGGCGGCGATCTGGCCCTCGGCGATCTGGACGATCGAATTCGCCATGCCATTACGCGGCTGGCACACGTTCACCTGGCCGCTAGCGCCGGGGCGAAGCGTCGGTTGCTTCGCATGAGGGAATCGCCCGAGCGCGTTCATCTCGTGGGAGCACCGGGTCTGGACCGGCTCCGAACGCTTCTTCGAGAAGTCCCGCGACCGACCAGCCGGTCCGATCGGGCATTGGTCATTCAGCACCCCATCGGACGCTCGGCACAGCGCGAGCGGGCGGTGATGGCGACGATCCTCCAGGCCATCCATGATCGCGGGTTACGATCGACGATCATCTATCCGAATACCGACCGCGGGCACGAGGGCATCATTGCCGCCGCGGAGTCATTTCAACGCCGGCGACCGCAAGCCGTGGAGCAGATGCATCGCTCCCTGGAGCGGGACAGGTTTCTGCGGCTGCTCATGAGCGCCGATGTTCTGGTGGGGAATTCTTCGAGCGGGGTGATCGAGGCGAACTTCGCAGGTACGCCGGTGGTCAACGTGGGTACGCGACAGGCCGGCCGGGAGCGTGGCGGCAGCGCCGTAGTCGATGTGGGCGAGTCGAAACCGTCGATTGCCGAAGGCCTCAAGCAGGCGCTGCGACTTCGCCCACGTGCCGGGCGATCGTCGGTCTATGGCACGAAACCCGTCGGCCCCCTGATTGCCGCGATTCTGGCGCGCGTGCCCCTCACGGACGAATTCCGGCGCAAATCGCTTGCGTTACGCTGA
- a CDS encoding HDOD domain-containing protein: protein MIAEVELLIPSRVGVDKPEKKPPRLGVVEEELGTIMSTQIADNAKTVVDKALASIGDIATLPEITIKIIQIVEDPKSTARDLHDIIKNDPALSVKVLKVVNSAFYGLPGQVASVDRAIILLGLSAVKNIAIAASIARLFKGRRISEHFSASDLWRHSVGVAVVAADIAKAAPHDVLVDEVFVAGMIHDIGMMVERQAYADAFANVVNRCMDGKTNMLEAERKLIGADHQAFGVGLTTKWKFPRHLRAAVGFHHNPEALSPELQNLATLIQLADVLCCQEKVGFYLSAQNENIRPEMLERVGISSAHIEAIRTNLAEKLAEAEQMLSA, encoded by the coding sequence ATGATCGCAGAAGTGGAACTACTCATTCCCTCCCGGGTTGGTGTCGATAAACCCGAGAAGAAGCCACCGCGGCTTGGGGTCGTGGAGGAGGAACTGGGGACCATTATGTCGACGCAGATTGCCGATAACGCCAAGACCGTGGTCGACAAGGCGCTCGCATCGATCGGCGACATCGCGACGCTGCCTGAGATCACCATCAAGATCATTCAGATCGTGGAGGATCCCAAAAGCACTGCCCGCGATCTGCACGACATCATCAAGAACGATCCGGCTCTGTCCGTGAAGGTCCTGAAGGTCGTGAACTCGGCGTTCTACGGACTTCCCGGGCAGGTGGCCAGCGTGGACCGGGCCATTATCCTGCTGGGTCTTTCGGCCGTGAAGAACATCGCCATCGCCGCCTCGATCGCCCGTTTGTTCAAGGGTCGCCGGATCAGCGAGCACTTCAGCGCATCGGACCTGTGGCGGCATAGTGTGGGCGTCGCGGTCGTCGCGGCCGACATCGCCAAGGCCGCACCGCACGACGTGCTCGTCGACGAGGTATTCGTCGCGGGAATGATTCACGACATCGGCATGATGGTGGAGCGGCAGGCTTATGCCGACGCGTTCGCCAACGTGGTCAACCGCTGCATGGACGGAAAGACGAACATGCTCGAAGCCGAGCGGAAGCTGATCGGTGCGGACCATCAGGCCTTCGGCGTCGGGCTGACCACGAAGTGGAAGTTCCCCCGCCATCTGCGCGCCGCAGTCGGTTTCCATCACAACCCCGAGGCGCTCAGCCCCGAATTGCAGAACCTGGCGACGTTGATCCAACTGGCCGACGTGCTCTGCTGCCAGGAGAAGGTCGGGTTCTACCTGAGTGCTCAGAACGAAAACATCCGTCCCGAGATGCTGGAGCGCGTGGGCATCAGCAGCGCACACATCGAGGCGATCCGCACCAACCTGGCGGAAAAACTGGCCGAAGCCGAGCAGATGCTGTCCGCCTGA
- a CDS encoding cytochrome C → MIMRRLLWVFTAAAVAGLTGWAFAGIEGSKHDFSDKPWSGGDKCSACHVPHREKAPTAAPLWDPNADLNRVFGTPITSDAQSGSGTLSCLRCHDGTIARDSFGGDDGGRRSIPTPYTSHPGFFKAGIRTGNHPVGVKYPRFEDGYKMITTVTARGDVILPAGRVECVSCHDPHNMAELPYMLVVSNARSALCLTCHKK, encoded by the coding sequence ATGATCATGCGACGACTGCTCTGGGTATTCACGGCCGCCGCGGTCGCGGGACTGACCGGGTGGGCGTTCGCCGGGATTGAAGGTTCCAAGCACGACTTCAGCGACAAACCGTGGTCGGGCGGCGATAAATGCAGCGCATGCCACGTTCCGCATCGCGAGAAGGCGCCGACGGCCGCGCCCCTCTGGGACCCCAACGCCGATCTGAACCGCGTCTTCGGGACGCCCATTACGTCTGACGCCCAGTCGGGCAGCGGGACGCTGTCGTGCCTGCGCTGTCACGACGGCACCATTGCCCGGGATTCATTCGGCGGCGACGACGGCGGACGTCGCAGCATTCCGACTCCGTACACGAGTCATCCGGGCTTCTTCAAGGCTGGCATCCGGACGGGAAATCACCCCGTCGGTGTCAAATACCCCCGGTTTGAAGACGGCTACAAAATGATCACGACGGTGACCGCGCGCGGCGATGTGATTCTACCGGCCGGTCGCGTGGAGTGCGTCTCGTGCCATGATCCGCACAACATGGCTGAACTTCCCTATATGCTGGTCGTAAGTAATGCGCGCAGTGCACTGTGTCTGACATGCCACAAGAAATGA
- a CDS encoding 6-bladed beta-propeller produces MSYRAGKSVFGVAPAISAVIVALAIGGCARPRGVLFEPPVSPRVWPAPPEQARIRYVGAISGSDDLKASRSGAEVLQAALRGPRQPIRFVSPHGVARGPNGLLAVTDGGIPGIHLINLDERTHTLVTGWADQHFQVPVGVTFAGDRVLVADAARGEVVEVTADGSFVRAIGSIELSRPVGVTWMPSRGELFVVDGGADAILVFDEAGRYLRTVGGPGVEPGKFNRPTHVAAQGEVLLVADAAGFRVQLLDPMGNALSVFGQKGDGAGDFSLPKGVAFDRGGHVYVVDAQFENVQIFDRRGRLLLAFGQEGSGMGEFSLPAGIAIDNADRIWIADAGNRRIQVFDFVGAAS; encoded by the coding sequence ATGTCGTATCGCGCTGGTAAGTCCGTTTTCGGGGTCGCCCCGGCGATCAGTGCCGTGATTGTGGCACTGGCGATCGGCGGCTGCGCCCGGCCTCGCGGCGTGCTCTTCGAGCCGCCCGTTTCGCCGCGCGTCTGGCCTGCGCCTCCCGAGCAGGCGCGCATCCGCTACGTGGGCGCCATCTCGGGCAGCGACGATCTCAAGGCCTCGCGCAGCGGCGCGGAGGTATTGCAGGCGGCCCTGCGCGGACCGCGGCAACCCATCCGTTTCGTGAGCCCGCACGGTGTCGCCCGCGGTCCGAATGGCCTGCTCGCGGTTACCGATGGCGGTATTCCGGGCATCCATCTCATCAATCTGGATGAGCGAACGCACACGCTCGTGACCGGTTGGGCCGATCAGCACTTTCAGGTTCCGGTCGGCGTTACCTTCGCGGGGGATCGGGTCCTCGTGGCCGATGCCGCCCGGGGCGAAGTCGTTGAAGTGACGGCCGACGGTTCCTTTGTTCGCGCGATCGGATCGATTGAGCTGTCGCGTCCGGTCGGTGTGACATGGATGCCGTCGCGCGGAGAGCTTTTTGTCGTGGACGGCGGCGCCGATGCCATCCTCGTCTTTGACGAGGCCGGCCGATATCTGCGAACCGTCGGCGGTCCGGGCGTGGAGCCGGGCAAGTTCAATCGTCCCACGCATGTCGCCGCGCAGGGAGAAGTCCTGCTGGTGGCCGACGCGGCAGGCTTTCGTGTCCAGTTGCTCGACCCGATGGGCAACGCGTTGAGCGTATTCGGACAAAAAGGTGACGGCGCGGGTGATTTTTCGCTGCCCAAGGGGGTTGCCTTCGATCGCGGCGGGCACGTGTACGTGGTTGACGCCCAGTTCGAAAACGTCCAGATTTTCGATCGCCGGGGTCGTCTGCTTCTGGCATTCGGGCAGGAGGGGAGCGGCATGGGTGAGTTTTCGCTCCCCGCCGGCATTGCGATCGACAATGCGGATCGCATCTGGATTGCCGACGCGGGGAATCGCCGCATACAGGTCTTCGACTTTGTGGGAGCAGCCTCATGA
- a CDS encoding Rieske 2Fe-2S domain-containing protein, translating to MGIPALAYLWPAAQGGTSRSVEVDGAANMAVGDSKVLQVGGKPVIVVRDRAGFKAFSAACTHLGCLVRWSAAKQEFLCPCHAAVFDKNGDVVSGPPPAPLPPYDVKEAGGKVYVTVT from the coding sequence ATGGGAATCCCTGCGCTGGCATACCTCTGGCCTGCGGCCCAGGGCGGCACTAGCCGTAGCGTTGAGGTGGATGGCGCAGCGAACATGGCCGTGGGCGACAGCAAGGTACTCCAAGTCGGGGGCAAGCCGGTGATCGTGGTCCGCGATCGCGCGGGATTCAAGGCCTTTTCGGCAGCTTGTACCCACTTGGGCTGCCTAGTACGATGGAGTGCTGCGAAACAGGAGTTTCTTTGCCCCTGCCACGCGGCTGTTTTTGATAAGAATGGCGACGTGGTTTCGGGCCCGCCGCCAGCACCGTTACCACCGTACGACGTCAAAGAAGCCGGCGGCAAGGTGTACGTTACTGTGACGTAG
- a CDS encoding cytochrome bc complex cytochrome b subunit, protein MKRRISNFLDARYDTETARNFLDKQIHKRLPPHTGWLHVFGSLSLFLFVSQTITGIMLLVYYRPTPEAAHRSIQYITAEVNFGWLYRQVHAWGASLMILAVVLHMIRTYFSGAYKKPRELTWVTGAILFVLTIIFGFTGYLLPWNQIAFWATTVGTESADKVPLIGEWLRYFLRGGDAVTGETLSRFFVVHVIILPWILTGLIVVHLFLMRLNNLATMKPVGEEKPVAPECGIPFFPVHVAKEGVVLVILLASLVTLSVMMPWGIGEPADPLSTPEHIKPEWYFLPSYQLLKYFEGPYGAVLGIFACSVPFVLLLLWPFLDRSKERHPKKRPVAVGIGLFALLAAVALGILGHYSETDVSIAGRRYHIDLLGRPHRITDDAPGVPQPGAPH, encoded by the coding sequence ATGAAACGGCGAATTTCGAATTTCCTGGACGCTCGCTACGACACGGAAACCGCGCGCAATTTCCTCGACAAGCAGATCCACAAACGGCTGCCCCCGCATACCGGGTGGCTCCACGTGTTTGGAAGCCTCTCTTTATTTCTTTTTGTCAGTCAGACGATCACCGGCATCATGCTGCTCGTCTACTACCGACCAACCCCGGAGGCGGCACACCGATCGATCCAGTACATCACGGCTGAAGTGAATTTCGGCTGGCTGTACCGCCAGGTTCATGCCTGGGGCGCATCGTTGATGATTCTCGCGGTCGTCTTGCACATGATCCGAACGTACTTTTCAGGAGCATACAAGAAACCTCGTGAACTCACTTGGGTCACAGGCGCAATCCTTTTTGTCCTCACGATCATATTCGGGTTCACCGGTTATCTGCTCCCCTGGAACCAGATTGCGTTCTGGGCCACGACCGTCGGAACTGAGTCAGCCGACAAGGTGCCGCTGATCGGCGAGTGGCTGCGCTACTTTCTTCGCGGGGGCGACGCCGTGACGGGCGAGACCCTATCGCGGTTTTTCGTTGTCCACGTGATCATCCTACCATGGATATTGACGGGCTTGATCGTCGTGCATTTGTTCCTCATGCGCTTGAACAACCTAGCCACGATGAAACCGGTTGGCGAGGAAAAGCCTGTCGCGCCGGAATGTGGCATCCCCTTCTTCCCGGTTCACGTCGCCAAGGAAGGTGTTGTCCTGGTAATCTTGCTGGCTTCACTCGTAACCCTCTCCGTGATGATGCCTTGGGGCATCGGAGAACCCGCAGATCCGCTGAGCACTCCCGAGCATATCAAACCCGAGTGGTACTTCCTGCCTAGTTATCAGCTGTTGAAGTACTTCGAGGGACCCTACGGCGCGGTTCTGGGCATATTCGCCTGTTCAGTGCCGTTTGTTCTGCTGTTGCTTTGGCCATTCCTGGATCGTAGCAAGGAGCGCCACCCCAAGAAGCGCCCCGTCGCCGTAGGCATCGGCTTGTTCGCCCTGCTGGCGGCGGTGGCCCTTGGCATCCTTGGACACTACTCTGAGACGGACGTAAGTATCGCAGGGCGACGATACCATATTGATCTTCTCGGTCGACCGCATCGAATTACTGACGACGCCCCGGGCGTGCCACAACCTGGTGCTCCGCATTAG